DNA sequence from the Thermotoga sp. genome:
GGCACACCCTTCATTACAGCGTAAAGTGCGGTGAGACGCTGCTGCCCATCTACCATGAGTAAGCGAGGCACTTTCTACTTGGTATCCGTCCCAATGGGGCGGTGCTCTCCCGGAAATCCATTTTCCCAGAAAAGTAAGGTGCCTATAGGATAACCACGATGCATGGAGTCAAAAAGGTCGCGCACACGAGTAGTATCCCACACAAAAGGACGCTGGATGTCGGGCAAGCCAATCTCACCTATGGCGATGTCTTCCAGCAATTTACCTAGGGTGTGAGTTTTCCAGCAGGATTCTGGATGATGTATAGTGTCGGATCTGTTGCAGTATTTGCT
Encoded proteins:
- a CDS encoding DUF262 domain-containing protein; translation: MLEDIAIGEIGLPDIQRPFVWDTTRVRDLFDSMHRGYPIGTLLFWENGFPGEHRPIGTDTK